In the Platichthys flesus chromosome 14, fPlaFle2.1, whole genome shotgun sequence genome, CTTGATTGAAAGAGGTTAACCATCGGGGTCAAGGCATAGTGGTTAGGAAAGGTGAAAAGTGTGAGTAGGTTGACACTTTTCTATAATGATCCGGGATCCTGATCATGGATGGTGGTGATGGAttgtgatggtggatcatgatcgtggtggcagctgatcatggactatgattacagcaagactgcttgatatacaatgtGCCTACTCCCAaattctaccattactgacgATAACACCAATTGTCACTGCTGTTCCTTTCAtgcttttcagacattttctcatGTATAAATACTTCAAACATTAATACACCtccattatgcaaatgttttttgACGTGCAGCATCTACAGCACGTCTGTCTGTcttgggagagggatccctcacatgtgaccCTCTGaggtttctctgttttttctcctcttaaCAGTTCTTGTTGAGAATTATTGACAGAGGTAGTCACACCTtattaagccctatgagacaaattgtgaatataggctatacaaataaaattggattAATTAATTGATCAGTTTATATTCTCATATCTACTCTAGCTGTGGAATGTTCTGTCAGGCTCTCTGGTCCCTAATAGAAATTAAACAGCTATAACACGGTGAATGGGACTTGTTGTAATGAGAGTCAGGCGGCTGCACCTGAGGTAGTGAACACACACCAGGTGACTGAAGTTAAACTAGATGAGCATCTCCCAGTACAACCAATAAAAGCTTCCACAGTACCCATCCTGCGTGTTGAGTCATGATGGCTTTGTTTTGCCAAGGGGTGCTGCTCGCCATCCTGGTAGCTGCCATGTCAGTTAATGCAGGTAACATAGCGTCAAAAAGAATTGAAGGtttctttgctgtttgtgtACAAACCTGATTGTATTTGTCAGACATGAAAGTGGACTGCAGGCCTGATTATATGACGCTGgtgtggagagagagcaggaaccCGGTCGACCCCTCGCTCTTTCGTCTCGGTAACTGTCTTCCCACCAGCTTCTCGGGCGGGGAGGCCGTTTTCACTGTGGGCTTCAACGACTGCAACTTCAGGAGACTGGTGGGTAGAAAATTTCAATCTGGGCTTTTTAAGTAAATGGGTTTTGATGTTTTAAGTAACATGTCTTCCTCATAGGTCACTGGGAATCATCTAATGTACAGCAATGACCTGATGTACATCTCCTCTCCAGACTCCAACGAACTCCCCTTCACTCACCCAGTTGTGTGTTCCTATGAGAGGTGTGCATTCATGCAACTTCCACACAGGGTGTTGAATATCAAGACTATTTGATCACTTTCGGACTTGTGTTCAACTGATTCATGCAATACATGTGTATTCTATGCAGGCCTAAAGATTGGTACCCCCCCACCTACGACCCTGTGTTTAATACATTTGGTCAAGGAGAGATGGTTTTTCATATTGGACTAATGAATGGTAGGTGTCAAGAGTTCATCACCTCAACTTGAAACGGCAGCATTTCAACTAGACGTCTCACCTCCACCTTGTGCTTTTAGAGGATTTCTCAGGCCCTGCTGAATCCACCACTTTTCCTCTGGGCTCCTTCATACCCATCATGGCGAGTGTGGAGCTAAACTTCCATCAGCCCTTGCTGCTGCTTCTTGATGAATGTGTTGCTGCCGCCACGCCAGAGCTGACTCCTGGAAGTGATTTATACCCAATAATCACAAATAAGGGGTAATACTTGTTGTACTGAATATGAACACAGGCCTACTGACTTTGTCTGCCCACACAATGTAAGTAATgtattttttgcatatttttttttttaaaccatacAGATGTCTTGTGGACAGCAAAACCTCCCGTTCAAAATTTGAACCAAGGCAAAAGTCATCTGAGATCCAACTGTCCCTTCAAGCCTTTAAGTTTGCCATTGGAAAAGAGGTAAACCTCTATTCTATATCTGTGCATGGTCTTTCACATAGTGGCTGTAAATACTGGAACATTGCTCTCCTCTGCATTCAACAGGTGTATTTGCACTGCCAACTTGTGGCTTGGGATCCTGTTGGGCTTGACCACACAAAGAAGGCCTGCAACTACATCAAAAATCGCGGGTAAAGCTTGTATAACTAGTCCAAAAACTAGACGGCTTTAAGTAAAATTGTAAATAATCCCGGACACTCTGCCTGTTCAGCTGGGAGCTTATGGATAACCCTGCATATAGCAACCTATGTGACTGCTGTGAGTCAACCTGCAAGTCCAGGAGGATCAGGAGTACTGCCTCGGGTATGTAAACCATCTGTGACGTGTTTGGATTAAACTGGTCTCATTTTACTGATGGTCCAAAGGTGTTTGTGTAACAGGGAAGCTTGGGGTGGTAAAGAAAGCCGTCCTCGGTCCTTTCACAATCACTGAGAACCCCTGAAGCATCAAAGTGAGAAACCACTTTATTTTACTCTGCAAAATTCTGAATTTGTGCCCAGCGACTTAATTCATCGACTTGTTGTCTTTGTTCCCCTCTCCAGCAATGAATTCATCTGAAGGACTGGCTCCGACAATCTGActtggtttttattgtttccagcTTTGAAAAGCTTGGTTGCCTCTTTGCATTTCAGATTTGATGCCATTAAAGATGTATCCATTCAACTTGAACAAGGCTCCAATCATTTATCACTCAAACGGTATATATGTCTGCTAAGGTTGTCACTGGGTCAAACTGAAGCTGTCATTACAGGGTGTAATGGTATAGATTTAACAGTTTCACCCTCGCATTAAGAATTACACTCATCAATTCATAAAACCTGTGTGGAAAGTTGAGTTGGAACACCATAATGGTgtcagacaaaaaaatgtactgtaatttgactttttttaaatgtagtttcttcCAAGGCCAAAAAATGGTACAGGGTCAAAGGTTGTTCAGTTTCCACAAAGCTAATAAAAAATTGGCTGGATTAAATCTAGTGGACTATTGTATactgccttcattagtttctaCACATGCACTCTGTGAAATGTCACTGGCTCTAAATGCAACTCATTCAATTTCCAGTTGGATTCATCCATCCATAAACGTAAAGTATAGTTTGACAATGTGGATGAGGCAAATAAATTGCGCTTTAACTCCTGAGGTGCAGGTCAGGACTTGTTGTGCAGCATGTGTCCTAAATGTTCAGGGATAAATGCCATCAAAGTATCAATGAAAACCATTGATCTGGGTTAAAATGAGTTTCCAGTGCTGGAATTAATAAAATGGTAGCTTCTCAGTTCTTCAATTGTACATTTATATTATAGTATTTAAATGGTAGgcatgtctttaaaaaaaaaagtggtatATTTTCAATAGTAGTATAGGCTTATGTTGATTGGCTTATTTATATCGTACTAGTAGGCTGTTTTTAAATAAGTCTTATGAATTGGCTATAATAGTAGACGTATCTTTGGTATAGTAGGGTTTTTAAATAGTCACATTCTTTAAACGTGTGTGGAGTATTGTCGGTGCCTTGTTCAAACCACCCCAGACGTCACTCTGACCGTCAGTCTGTGGTCAGGGCAGAAAAGGGAGCAGAGCTGAACCAGCTGAATATATGGTGTGAGCAGGTCGCAGGTAAAGTaaccaggaggagaaacagactTTCAACAGCCGCCATGTTTAAGTGTAGCGTCTCTAGTTACCTTCGGTCTGTCGGCGTCAAGCCACAGACCCCACTTTGGCGCAGTTTTAGCTAATTAGCTAGTTAACAGGTAGCGGCTAACAGTAGCGTCCTGGACTACGTCATCACGTCTcactgctgggggggggggggttctccagTGATAAATTCATAGTATAACTAAactagcctccacacacactctgcaaacATGTCTATATATGATGAATGTATCTTTCATTGTTTTGACATTATGGCAGGAAACACACGGTATGAGTATATCTGGTGACAGCATTACATGGAGCTGAGCCTCTCCCAGGGTCCCTGGTGATGTACATGAGGATCATTCTCACTGTTCAAACTTGATCTGACCTTTAAAAGAACTGGGAAGTCGTTGTGGGAGTTTGAATCTGACCCGATCCTTCCACGACAAGTGAACGTCTCGTGATAGAAGACGGTTTGTATACTGATACAGCAGCTCCAAGGTTTCTGACCAAGGTTTGCCCAAGATTTTAGAACCTAGCAGGAGATTTATAATTCCTCGCTCACCCGACCACAGCAGCGCTTGTGGAGTCGGGTCCGGATCCTGGCTGATGAGGCTTGATCAAGGCCGTATTCTGAGCCCTAGTTAATCTAAAATGTGCTGAACAGGGTCAGTGCTCTGTGCAGGCCAGTCATGCTCTTGCACTCTAAACTGGGAATACAATTTTCTTGCGAACCTGTCTTGGTGTAGAGGGGAATTCATTTGTTGAGGTATGAACGGGTCGTCTGCACAAATTCACTcgactttaattacatttaaacaagCAACACATTTGTGCAATTTTAATAAGTCTATAACTCAATAATTGCAATTTTAATATATTCTGTGTGCCATCTTGTTTACATTGTATACAttctctattttatttttccttataCTTTAATGGCATCACGTTTATGTATTACTTTATGACTGATGTTACCTACTCTCATCCGCATTGCTGCTGAAATATGGAACTTTCACTTTTGTGGGGCTAATAAAggcttattttttcttttcttatcttaaaCTGTTCCCTTGGAATTGGAAGCAGACCCTtatcttaaatgtgttttttcaataGAATTATCACAAACCAGGAAGTTAACCTAAACCATAAGTAGACAATAGTACAGTATGTAATCAGGTTTGTCCACACATGTATCATCATATACTGAAatctttaatataataaaacgACATCTAAGTGTTGTGACCTTTGAACACAAAGGGCTTAAAATGGACTGGTTCCACTGTAACCAGTGCTTCACAAGGAAAGGGTCATCGTTTGCTGTGTCCAGCTGTGGCCACATCTCCTGTGAGGCATGCATCAAATCTAGTAAGACAGTTATATTCCATCTGCTCTCCCAAATTTTACAATATATAATTATCTAACATCATCCCTCGTGCCTCTTTTCTCTCAGagcagtgcagtgtgtgtggggcCAGCTGCAGTTATCTGCCCATCACTGATGAGGTTGGTGAGACTGACACGTtcactgcaggtcactgtcTAATGCTGCCAGCAGAGGATTATCTTATTCCACCCAGCCGACACATCACTGTAGATCTGCACACCTTTCTATTTCAGATGAAACCACAGGAAAAAGTCTTTTTCAAGGACCCAACAAATCTGATCCAGCCACGACTGCAGCACATATCACAGGTCTGTCTCCTCTGTGCCACCTATTGAATTGCTAaactttaaatgtcaatatcataaaaaagagagagaatcttACAGTATAATCCACTagctacatttattttacagtagTTCCTTAGAAATGAAAGATGAGTTGATAGGGACATCCTTCTTCCACAGATTGTTCATTTCCAGTGGACACAGATGGAAAGAGTCACGACGCACTTCAAGCACAAGTCTGTTGAATTGGAAAGGCGCCTGAAGGAGGTCTCTGAGCAGGGCTACAGGTGATTTCCAAATCTCTGATCGTTCCTCTGCTGCTATGTAAATAAATCTCAGATTACAACGCTTTCCATCCCATGTCTGTTGTCTCAAGGCAACTGACCGAGCTGAAAAGAGAGAACGCTGCCTTAAAAAAGCAGCTTTCTGAGCTGAAAAGAGAAACTGCCGAATTAAAGAAGCCACTTTCTCAGAGGAGGGTAAGTGTTCCATAATCTTACTTGTTAAAGTACATGGTTCTTAAGCAGTTTAAAGAGATTAAGTTGAACATGAAATCTCCACACAATTGGGCCCGGACATTCTCTGgggttttcctttcacacatgaccaATACAGTGAGAGATTCTCCACTCGGACGTGTTCAGAACATCACAGAAGTGCCGTCAGTATCCTCTAAGTGTATGTCTCCTTTATTTCATCCTGACATATTggtattcctttttttttattgttttgttttgcatctttcGTATGTtagaaatattttcaaaacacGCCTTTTTGCTCACTGTGAATCCTGCGGAGGAtaccctgctgtgttctcacgtgGGCTAATTTGGAGATTCTGCTGAGCTTTGCTCTAGAGGGCTGGTCGGAGGAGCTGTGGAGAAAGTCCCAAGCTTCTTACTCCGACATTTTTTATCTAACATACCTCCAGAGAATTTCCAGAGATTATCCGGAATTCAGTGCATGGCTGAAAGCAGCTCTACAAGGTTAATGTTAAAGGTttacatcatatttatttatactgtatACTTTCTGCTTGCCACAGGTTTCTCCAGGACAATTTCATACAGATGGGTAAAGGCCAATTTACCTTTCAGAATGGTCATATTTGATTATAAACATTATACCGCTGAAGTATTTTAAATTACAGTTCACTCATTGTCTTCTCATACAGCACTCAAAGGATGACActccctgtggctgtcacctCCCCGGGTAATctaagatttaatttaaatttgtttcaGCAGTTTTTACTACTGGTCAATTTCATatgtagttttattttactaGTTACACCTCGGTCAAGAGCCAACAGGTAAGCATTTCTCTCTTTATTGGCTCATCACATTTCTGCATTTAAGAGGAGAATCGCACTTATTAAAGTCAAACATGTGTTCTTAGTCACTTTGGCTCAGCAGAGTCTCAGGGGTGGACCAGAGGCCGAGGTCccagtctctcctctctcactgtgaGTCTCCCACTTACAGCGGCTCTTGTGTGATTTCTTATCGGTGTAAATACATGTCATGCTTTAAAACAGTGACAACAGAACAAATTTTTAAAAGTTTATGTTTAATTCCCGTGCAACATTTGATGCCCGTTGTTGAcataatatttacagtttaacaaAAACTGACTCAAGGTTTTTCAGTAGCTTTTAACCTCATCTCACCTCACCTCAGTGGATAAAGTTAGATAGGTTGTTATGGAGATGTCTGACATCAAAGGAAACTCAATAGACACAGTGGACTCCATCCTCTGATGAAGTCAGTGAAATTAAATCTTAATTATTATTCTCTTATTATAGATTCACGGATGAGATCATTGTGAGCATTCATTTAAgacattatataatataaagcTATTATACAGAATTTTAGagcttttttttggttttaacttttgttatattaaatCAAGATAAAAACTGtcactctttctgtttttgtaaGACTCCTGGATCAGCCACTTCTATTTCCAGCAACAGTTCTCTTCATGACCATGTACGCAGTAAGTGTGGTCATACCCTCACTTTTGTACCTTTAGCTCTTTGTTTGACGTGAATACACTTAACTTATTAGAATGCAGAACTAAATGCTCTCTGTCCTGATCAAAATCCCCCCTTTAACCCATTTGAAATAGGAACACCTACATCCTTCAGCACTTCAACAAGGTAAGAAATACTTTCCAAAGAACTAGTGGCAGGCTTTTCTCATGAATCTTCTGAGTCACGGGTCACTTTCTGTCCTCATCAGAACTCTGCATCAGACCCCTGTTTTCCAGTTCCAGTTTATGAATGGATTTTCATTACAGTCTCCCAGGCGTTAATGATACGTCACTATGACAAACTTTTGTCCGTATAGGAGTCGTTAGCTGTTGTGTTCATCAGGACTCTCACGTCTTGTTCGAAGATTTGTGTTCGACCAGAACTTGTATGCACAAGTGATTAAATGTCTTTGAcactgtttttataattttataattgTGTTTACGTGGGTGGCTCTTCTATTGAGAAATTAAACAACCaccttttctttgtctgttgaTTCATTCTCATCCGTTTTTTCTGTCAGTATTTTTTTCTCAG is a window encoding:
- the LOC133968716 gene encoding zona pellucida sperm-binding protein 3-like yields the protein MMALFCQGVLLAILVAAMSVNADMKVDCRPDYMTLVWRESRNPVDPSLFRLGNCLPTSFSGGEAVFTVGFNDCNFRRLVTGNHLMYSNDLMYISSPDSNELPFTHPVVCSYERPKDWYPPTYDPVFNTFGQGEMVFHIGLMNEDFSGPAESTTFPLGSFIPIMASVELNFHQPLLLLLDECVAAATPELTPGSDLYPIITNKGCLVDSKTSRSKFEPRQKSSEIQLSLQAFKFAIGKEVYLHCQLVAWDPVGLDHTKKACNYIKNRGWELMDNPAYSNLCDCCESTCKSRRIRSTASGM
- the LOC133968336 gene encoding RING finger protein 212B-like, producing the protein MDWFHCNQCFTRKGSSFAVSSCGHISCEACIKSKQCSVCGASCSYLPITDEMKPQEKVFFKDPTNLIQPRLQHISQIVHFQWTQMERVTTHFKHKSVELERRLKEVSEQGYRQLTELKRENAALKKQLSELKRETAELKKPLSQRRVSPGQFHTDGTQRMTLPVAVTSPVTPRSRANSHFGSAESQGWTRGRGPSLSSLTTPGSATSISSNSSLHDHVRRTPTSFSTSTRSR